In Vibrio cidicii, the DNA window GCAGTTTTGCGTCATCATTCCGCAAAGCAAAAGCTCGCTAATACCTTGCTTTTGTAGTAGTTCATCTAAATTCGTTTGTTCGAAACTGTCTGCAAAGCGTTTAATTACCACTGCTGCTTCTGGCGCGGCGGCGAGGATTTCAGCATGAATTTCACTTCCTTGCGTACCTTGATTAAAAAACGGCGCGATCCCTTTCTCCGGGTCAGCAATATGCTGAACATGAATCACCTCTATGTTCTGCGCTTTCGCCCTTGCTATCGCTGTTTTCACCTGACTTAACGTCTGCTCAGTGTTCCAAAGTGGGTACTTTCCGTGCGGGAAATAGTCATTCTGTAGGTCGATGACAAGCAGTGCTTTCTTGGTCATTAGCGTCTCCAAATGATGCGTTATTGCAATGAGATACACATTGTCGTCGATTCTTGGCCCTTGCATCAGCGTCGTTAATGACATAAAAAGGGTTAAAAACGACAATTCTCTGATAAGCACAATGAAACAAATTGCCATCGCTATCTGCCACTATCCGCATGCTTTAAAATCCGCCATTTATGGCTTGCAAGAGCTGTTTCTCATGGCCAACCGAATTTGCGACCAATCGGGGCTTGAAGTCGAGTTTCTTCCCGTCATTGTGGATGGAAGCGCTCAGCAGCCAAGTCGTTTTAATGTCGTCCTGCTGCCACCAAGCGCACAAAGTGATTTCTATCTCAACCCGGAAACGACGCTGATTGATTGGCTCAAAGCACAGCATAATCAAGGAGCGGTATTGGCATCAGCTTGTGCAGGCTCCTTCGTGCTGGCGGCAACCCAGATTTTGGCCGGCAGAACGGTGACCACGCATTGGGGGCTGTCAGATCTCTTCCAATTGAAATACCCTGATATTCCTTTAGATATCAACCAAATATTGATCGATCATGGTGATGTAATAACCGCTGGCGGCATGATGTCTTGGCTGGATCTCGGTTTTGAGCTAGTAACCAAGTACACTTCCGTAAAGGTGATGCGCCAGCTCGGAAAACAGTTGGTGGTTGACACTGCGCTAAGGGAACAGCGCTATTATCAGCAGTTCACTCCGTCTCTTCTGCATGGTGATCAGGTTATCGTGGCGATTCAGCAGATGATGAATCTGGAATACGGCCAACCTTTGAGCATTCAAGCCATCGCCGCGCAGTTTCACCTCACTGAGCGAACCATGCAAAGGCGGTTTCTCAAGGCGACAGGTTACAATCCAAACCACTATTTGCAGCGCCTGAGAATACAAAAAGCGTGCGATCTGCTGGAAAGCTCACAACTCTCGTTTGAGGTCATTGCTCGGCAAGTAGGCTACGAAGACACCAGTGCATGCCGCAAGGTGTTTATCAAAACCATGGGCCTCACCCCAAAGGCGTTTCGTCACCGATTTATGTAGTGAAAGCGGCGTGATGCCGCTTTTAGGGGAAAACCTTGTTGTCAACTACAAGCAAGGATGCTCTTTCAATAGCTCTTGTCGCACAATTTCAGCACCGGCGCGTAACGCATTGAGCTTGCCTCTGGCAACCTCGCGAGACAAGGGCGCCATACCACAGTTAGTACATGGGTAAAGTTTGTCGGCATCGACAAACTGCAACGCTTGGCGTAGCGTCTGCGCGACCTCTTCAGCACTTTCAATCGTATCGGTTGCCACATCGATCGCCCCAACCATCACTTTTTTCCCGCGCACCAGTTCAAGCAATTCAAGCGGCACGCGCGAGTTGTGGCATTCGAGTGAAATGATGTCGATGTTCGATTTCTGCAACTTAGGAAAAACCGCTTCATACTGTCGCCACTCTGTACCTAGCGTCTTTTTCCAGTCGGTATTAGCTTTGATTCCATAGCCATAGCAAATATGCACAGCCGTTTCGCATTTCAGCCCTTCAATCGCCCGCTCTAAACAGGCAATTCCCCAATCGTTAACCTCATCAAAAAACACATTAAATGCTGGTTCATCAAACTGGATAATGTCCACCCCTGCCGCTTCTAACTCTTTCGCTTCTTGATTAAGGATTTTGGCAAACTCCCAAGCCAGTTTTTCCCGGCTTTGATAGTGGTCATCATACAGCGTATCGATCATGGTCATCGGGCCAGGCAAAGCCCATTTAATCGGCTGGGTGGTTTGCTGGCGTAAGAACTTCGCATCTTCAACAAACACTGGTTTGAGGCGTGCCACAGGGCCGACGACTGTCGGTACGCTGGCATCATAGCGATTGCGGATCCTCACCGTTTTGCGATTCGCAAAATCAACGCCACTCAGGTGCTCAATGAAGGTTGTTACAAAATGCTGTCGAGTTTGCTCGCCGTCGCTAACGATATCGATTCCAGCGTGTTGCTGCTCTTGCAATGCAATGCGCAGCGCATCCTGCTTGCCATTGGCGAGTTTCTTCTCCTTGCAGTTTCCATGGAGACCATAATTTTTCCGGTTCTGCTAGCCAAGAAGGTTTCGGCAAACTGCCCGCTGTTGACGTTGGTAATAATGTTTTCATATCAAAGGCCACTTATATTTTGTTATTGATTATGCGTATTGCGCGGACCACTGCTCTAAGAGAGCTTGGTAAGGTTTGATAAAATACTCTTGGGCAAATTTGCCTTGTTCAATCGCTAATCGGCTGCGCTCTTCTCGGTCATAAACAATTTGAGTTAATGAGTGGTCGGTGTTTTTCAAATTGGGTTGATAGATTTTTCCGGCTACCGCGTTGGCATTATAAATTTCAGGTCGGTAGATTTTTTGAAATGTTTCCATGGTACTGATGGTGCTAATCAACTCAAGATTGGTGTAATCATTGAGCAAATCACCAAAGAAATAGAAAGCAAACGGCGCAACACTATTCGGCGGCATAAAATAACGCACTTGTAGGCCCATCTTTCTGAAATATTGCTCCGTCAACGAAGATTCATTGGGCTGATATTCATATCCCAACACCGGGTGTTGATTTTCGATACGGTGATAAGTTTTATTGTCCGACACACTTAAGCAGATGACCGGACGCTTTTTAAAGCGGTTTTTATAAGCATCGGAGTGGACAAAGCACTTAAAGAGCTTGCCGTGCAACTCACCAAAGTTTTCTGGAATGCTAAACTTCGTCTGTTGCTTGTTATGATCCAATAACAACACACTAAAATCATAATCTCGCACGTAAGAGGAGAAATTATTTCCGACAATACCTTCAATGCGTTGCTGGGTTTTATGATCAACAATATTGGTTTTTAGAATTTCAATCGATGGAAAACTGTCACCAGTGCTTTCAATATCGAGATCAACAGAAATAATGTCTAACTCAACCGAATAGCGATCGCCTTTGGGGTTATCCCAATGGGCTAATGCGTTAAATCGGCTATCAATCATTTTTAATGCATTACGCAGATTTTCTTTGCGGTACTGTCCCCGTGCTAAATTAGCAAAGTTGGTCGTAATACGTGTATTATCTTTTGGATGATAATTTTCATCAAATTCGATACTTTTAATATTAAAAATCATGTTATTTTTCCAATTCCAAAGTATAAATAATCTAATTCCTGATGCGGACTTATTTTATATTAAACCTGTACCGTCACTTTTCTTTTCGAACAAAGAGATAGCGTTCTATTTTTATATCGTTACAGGTTGCACTCTAACTATTTTTATACTGGTGAAATCAGAATAAAAGAAATGGTTTTACTTCATGCTGAACATGAGAAATATTCATGTATATTGAAATGAGCGAAGAATCGGCCGCAATGCACACCACTGGGGATAGTGGGGATAGTAAAGAGCTGTCTGTAAACTTACTCGCAGAGAAACCGCTTATTCACTGCTCTCAAGAAAGCGCCTGATCTGCCCTTCATCAACAATCTCTAAACCATGCTCACCTTTGCGAACAAGGCCTTTCTCCATCAGCTCTTTTACCGCGCGGCGATAAACACGGCCGATTGGCGGCACAAAAAGCGGTTCCAGCTTCTCCCCCAGACGGAGAATTTCCGTCACTGCATCCACAGCTCTGTAGTTTCCAGTCAAAAGGCATAGCCAATCAATATCACACTTTAATACTGTATTTATATACAGCTCATTCATATTTGCTTATCATCGTCGCCCTTAAATGATGTGGGAAATTTCAGATAGTCAGCTATCTGAAAAATCCTTGATATTAAAGAAAATGGTCACAGTTCCAGCGTAAGCACTAAGAGCGAATAACGTGTGTTGTCTGCCCCTTCGCAGGGAGTGATGTGCTTAATCCATTTAGGAGTTATCTCAATGTCTTATACCGAGACAAGTTGTCTTTGTGGCGCAGTAAAAATCACCGCTGAAAACGTCAATCCAAAGTTTACTGTGTGCCATTGTCAGTCATGCCGGACTTGGGGTGGCGCGCCATTCTTTGCCGTGAAATGTGGCACTCAAGTAAAAATTGAAAGCGATGATAAAGTGAAAATGTATCAATCGTCATCTTGGGCATCTCGGGGCTTTTGCACTGAATGCGGAACTCATCTGTTCTATAAGTTTAAGAAAACGGGTGAATACAATATGCCAGTTGGCCTTTTCCCCAACTTGGAAGGTTTGGAAATGGACATGCAGTATTTTAGTGATATGCGCCCTAGTTATTACTGTTTTACTAATGAGACCAAAGAAATGACCACCGCAGAGATCATGGCTTACTTCGCGGATAAGCTGTAAACCATCAGAGGAGTTTGATGCAATGACAATAAAATACGAAGAGAAAGTCCCTAGCCCACAAGAGTTCTGTGAAATGCGAGTTAAAGCCGGATTGTCGCCTAAGTCCTTAAGGCTGCGACTATCGCATTGCCCAATAGCTTGTACGCCATTTCGGTGCGAGATGGTGATTTGTTGGTCGCCATGGGACGCGTGGTAGGAGATGGTGCATGTAACTTTGAAATCGTCGATGTTGCTGTTGACCCCAAGTATCAAGGACAAGGCTTGGGACGAAAGGTGATGGAGCACATAGATAACTATTTGGCTTCTGTTGCCTTAGAAGGCTCGTATGTCTCAATGATTGCTGACGAGCCAGATTTTTATGAAAAACTGGGGTACAAGCTCGTTTCCCCATCAAGCCAAGGTATGACGAAAAAGTTTAAACCTCACGCATAAAAAGGTTCAGTTTGGCCCTATACCACATAGAAAAGCGGCATCCGAAGACACCGTTTTGCAGGTGATTGGCTACCTTCACTAATCCGCAAGCAGCGCTTCTAATGCCGCTAGTAATGCGCGCTTTTCGCCCGCCATCATGGCGTTAGCGATCATACTTCCGGCGAAATTACTGACTGGCCGCTCTGCGGTTTGGCTTTGGCATGATCACCACTTGGCTAAAATCGATCCAACCATTGGCAAGCAGATCTGGCGCCGCAATATGCTCAGAGACGTTGAGGTCCTGCTGGGTGTGGTAGAGCGGTTGGTACAAACCCCGTTCCACCAGCTCACGCTCTAAACTTTCAAAGCGCGCTAAGCGATATTCTGCTGTTTCTTGCTTCATTATCTCCACGGCTTGCCGCTTCAGCCAATGCTTGTTATCAGCGCTTAAGCATGCGTTAACTGAGGAAGTACAGAGCAGCCAGCCAAGCCACGACATGTCACTGTCATCACTAAAAACTTCACCCGAGATGATGATATCGGCTTCTGCAAGTCGCTTTTCATTGTCGAACTCGGGAAATGGCAAAACCTCAATATTGCAATCAATACCAACCGAACTTAGCTGGTTCGCCACCTGCTCCGCCACCGCAATGTGAGTGCTCAGTTGATAGGTCAGTATAGTTAATGGCGACAGGGGCAAGCTTAAATTGAGGCCAGCCAGAAGGGGATGAGATTGTTCCACACTCGCTGGAGAAAGGTCTGGTTGGCCCATCATTCCTTGGGCTTTGGCGAGAACCTCCCCTTCCAAATCAGAAGGCGGAAGTATGGCTGACAGCAACCCTTGTAGCCAAGCGCGATGTTCAGTGACGGCCATCCAAGAGTGACGCTGAGGATTTAACATGGCATAAACACAACCCGGTTCCCACTGACGCTTAGCCACAAACCCCTCGCTGCCGTATTTCCTCACCTCACGCCCATGTGCCACATCGCTGTGCAAGGTAAATTCTTTGGCATTGGCGCCAAGATTCCATATTTCAATACCATCAATCCACGGGCGATAGCCATGGTAGCGCGGAAACACACTGAGCAAAGTCCGCCACTCATTTTGTTCAACTAACATAAATGGCCCTGCGCCGAAACGTTTTTCCCCCGACTCCTTGCTTATGCCCATTGCCGTATGGGCAAGGAGCTTGGGCAAAAGCCGAGGCATCTGATGACTAATAAAACGCAATTGCCGCTCACCATCGACGATCACCTCATCAATAAATTCAAATAGTGGCCGACAGCCGGAACAAGAGCCGATTAAACGTTCAAAGTGCGCTTTCACGCTGTGCGCGGTAAGTTCACTGCCATCATGAAAATAGAGATGTTTGCGCAGCACCACCGTCAGTGTATCGCCGCGTAACTGGTAAAGCTGGGCAAGATCGCAGCGAAACTCAGCACTTTTGTGCTCAAAGTGGATCAATTTCGCATAGAGATAGCTGGTAATATGATGCTCTGTGCGGCGGCTAATAGAAATAGGGTCAAGCCCGTGTGTTGCACGATAAAAGGGGATCTGCAAAATATCGCTGTCACTTGGTTTGGACTGATACTGAGCCAGATAGTCACCTAAAAACGACGAACGCTCTTGTTCTGGCAGTAGCGAAATCGCGGGTTCAATCTGCCCTGCTTTTAGGTAGTGTTCGGCTTGGCGCTTAAGGCGCGCATCGACCCTTTTCAGCAGCTTAGCTTGCGGCAGGTTGCCTCGCCCAACACCAGCTTGCCAATCGAGGATCTGCTCTTTCACCAGCCGTTTAATCACCAACTGCGCATTGCGCCGAGTGCATCCCAACGCCTCACTAAAACGATCTAATGAGACCGCTCTCCACTCATCTTGCACCAATTGATCGCGACAAAACGCGAGTGCCTGCCAATAACGCATAAAGGTGAAATCCTATTTTTACATTTCTATTTTTCTTCATCTTTTCCTCGCGATAATAACCCCATCATTTCAGGAAGAAAGGAAAGATTGATGAATACGTTAGCCGAGACACACATTTCCATTTGGCGCAGTCGCCCGTTTGTTATCCTCTTTTCCAGCGCTTTTTTTGTCGCTTTCGGCGGTCAGATTTACAACTTGGCCTTGCCGCTGCTGGTCTACGAGTTAACCCAATCCTCGCAAATAATGGGCTGGATGCGCGCGGTGGAGTTTTTACCTAATCTGCTGTTGGCGCTGTTTATTGGCGTTTGGGTTGACCGGGTCGATAAAAAACGCTGGTCCCAGGCAATGTTGCTTGGTCAAGTCGGTGTCGTGCTGGCATCTTACTGGGCGGTCGAAACTCTTGAAGCGCCGCTGTGGGTGTTGTTTCCCGCCGCGTTTGTAATGATGGCGTGTAACTACGGTTATCACAATGCGCGCATTGCGATGATGAAAAATGCGCTGGCACAGGAGAAGCAGAATACCGCGACGGCAAGAATGAGCGCACTCAACAGTTTTATGGAAACCGCCGGGCCGGTGCTTTCGGGGGCATTGATGTTGCTTTCCGCCATTCATCACGTATTTCTCGCGGTGGCACTGTTGCTGGGATTGGCGTTTTGGCAATTGCAAAGGCTCGAATTAACCCCTAGCCCAGTAAAAGCACATCCAAATGTTTGGCGCTCACTTTATCGGGGCTGGCAGATCCTACGCGCAGAAACCGCGATGTGGTACATCACCTTGGCTGTGATGGTAATCAACACCACAGGCTCGGTGTTTTGGATCCAAGCGCTCTATTTTGCCAAAGCGCATTTGGCACTCAACTCCGTAGAAGTAAGCTACCTGATTGCCGCGTCTGGTTTGGGTGGTCTACTAGGCTCGTTCAGTGCCGACAAAGTGCGCCGCCGTATCGGGCTGGGTAAATTGCTGCTGCTTTCCATTTGTCTCGAGTCGTTTGGTTTCCTTATTCCACTCATCGCGCCGGGCGTCGTTTCACTCGCCATCGCTTTTGCTTGGGTCTCCGCCATTGGCTTGTACAGCAGCATTTGCATTTGGAGCTATCGTCAAGAAGCGTTTGCCGAAGCGCATTTAGGCCGTATCGCCGGAATTACTGGTTCGCTGTTTAAGTTGCTCATGCCAATTGGCCTTGCCGCATCGGGTTACTTAGTAGCAAGCATTGGCATGGATGCCCTGTTTATTGCTTGCTGCTGCGTTCAGCTTCTCACTGCGCTCATCCTTGGCTTGAGCCGAGTGAGAAGCCTCGCGTAGCGGCGCACTCAACTTAACGCAATCGGCGCATGCGTTTTCGCGATGTAGAAAATCATCACAAACAGTATGCAAGTAACCGAGGTAAACACGGTTTCGCAGTTGGCGGTTGAGTTTCGGCTTAAACGCCAACATGGCACACGCCACATATGCCACCAACAGCAGCAGTTTTTCTGTCAGCCACGCATCAGTAAACGGATACTGATTGATGGTTACACACAACACCAATGCCGAGAGCAGCATGGTTAAAGTAATCACTTTGTACGCTTTGAATGCCAGCTCACTCTCCAGCCATACCGAGCCACGGTATCCCCAGTAGGTGCGCAGAGCAAAACTCAAAAAACTGAGTAAAATCAAGCCAACATGGGCTTTTAGCAGTAATAAGTACATAGTCATCCTTAACATGAAGCACATTCAAACGGACGTTTAAAGTAATTACTCTTTGTGTCAGCCACCTTGATGTGAATCAAGTGTTATTAAAATGATTTATTTATGTTTACCAAAAGCCAGTTTGATCACAAATTAGCCACAGAGATCCCGGTGAGATTCAAT includes these proteins:
- a CDS encoding cysteine hydrolase family protein; this translates as MTKKALLVIDLQNDYFPHGKYPLWNTEQTLSQVKTAIARAKAQNIEVIHVQHIADPEKGIAPFFNQGTQGSEIHAEILAAAPEAAVVIKRFADSFEQTNLDELLQKQGISELLLCGMMTQNCVTHTAISKAAEKYNVAIMVDCCTTVDEMIHNIALNAIALRVPLVTMEQVLSA
- a CDS encoding helix-turn-helix domain-containing protein, producing the protein MKQIAIAICHYPHALKSAIYGLQELFLMANRICDQSGLEVEFLPVIVDGSAQQPSRFNVVLLPPSAQSDFYLNPETTLIDWLKAQHNQGAVLASACAGSFVLAATQILAGRTVTTHWGLSDLFQLKYPDIPLDINQILIDHGDVITAGGMMSWLDLGFELVTKYTSVKVMRQLGKQLVVDTALREQRYYQQFTPSLLHGDQVIVAIQQMMNLEYGQPLSIQAIAAQFHLTERTMQRRFLKATGYNPNHYLQRLRIQKACDLLESSQLSFEVIARQVGYEDTSACRKVFIKTMGLTPKAFRHRFM
- a CDS encoding DUF1852 domain-containing protein, which codes for MIFNIKSIEFDENYHPKDNTRITTNFANLARGQYRKENLRNALKMIDSRFNALAHWDNPKGDRYSVELDIISVDLDIESTGDSFPSIEILKTNIVDHKTQQRIEGIVGNNFSSYVRDYDFSVLLLDHNKQQTKFSIPENFGELHGKLFKCFVHSDAYKNRFKKRPVICLSVSDNKTYHRIENQHPVLGYEYQPNESSLTEQYFRKMGLQVRYFMPPNSVAPFAFYFFGDLLNDYTNLELISTISTMETFQKIYRPEIYNANAVAGKIYQPNLKNTDHSLTQIVYDREERSRLAIEQGKFAQEYFIKPYQALLEQWSAQYA
- a CDS encoding GFA family protein, whose amino-acid sequence is MSYTETSCLCGAVKITAENVNPKFTVCHCQSCRTWGGAPFFAVKCGTQVKIESDDKVKMYQSSSWASRGFCTECGTHLFYKFKKTGEYNMPVGLFPNLEGLEMDMQYFSDMRPSYYCFTNETKEMTTAEIMAYFADKL
- a CDS encoding ABC transporter substrate-binding protein, yielding MRYWQALAFCRDQLVQDEWRAVSLDRFSEALGCTRRNAQLVIKRLVKEQILDWQAGVGRGNLPQAKLLKRVDARLKRQAEHYLKAGQIEPAISLLPEQERSSFLGDYLAQYQSKPSDSDILQIPFYRATHGLDPISISRRTEHHITSYLYAKLIHFEHKSAEFRCDLAQLYQLRGDTLTVVLRKHLYFHDGSELTAHSVKAHFERLIGSCSGCRPLFEFIDEVIVDGERQLRFISHQMPRLLPKLLAHTAMGISKESGEKRFGAGPFMLVEQNEWRTLLSVFPRYHGYRPWIDGIEIWNLGANAKEFTLHSDVAHGREVRKYGSEGFVAKRQWEPGCVYAMLNPQRHSWMAVTEHRAWLQGLLSAILPPSDLEGEVLAKAQGMMGQPDLSPASVEQSHPLLAGLNLSLPLSPLTILTYQLSTHIAVAEQVANQLSSVGIDCNIEVLPFPEFDNEKRLAEADIIISGEVFSDDSDMSWLGWLLCTSSVNACLSADNKHWLKRQAVEIMKQETAEYRLARFESLERELVERGLYQPLYHTQQDLNVSEHIAAPDLLANGWIDFSQVVIMPKPNRRAASQ
- a CDS encoding MFS transporter — encoded protein: MNTLAETHISIWRSRPFVILFSSAFFVAFGGQIYNLALPLLVYELTQSSQIMGWMRAVEFLPNLLLALFIGVWVDRVDKKRWSQAMLLGQVGVVLASYWAVETLEAPLWVLFPAAFVMMACNYGYHNARIAMMKNALAQEKQNTATARMSALNSFMETAGPVLSGALMLLSAIHHVFLAVALLLGLAFWQLQRLELTPSPVKAHPNVWRSLYRGWQILRAETAMWYITLAVMVINTTGSVFWIQALYFAKAHLALNSVEVSYLIAASGLGGLLGSFSADKVRRRIGLGKLLLLSICLESFGFLIPLIAPGVVSLAIAFAWVSAIGLYSSICIWSYRQEAFAEAHLGRIAGITGSLFKLLMPIGLAASGYLVASIGMDALFIACCCVQLLTALILGLSRVRSLA
- a CDS encoding SirB2 family protein produces the protein MYLLLLKAHVGLILLSFLSFALRTYWGYRGSVWLESELAFKAYKVITLTMLLSALVLCVTINQYPFTDAWLTEKLLLLVAYVACAMLAFKPKLNRQLRNRVYLGYLHTVCDDFLHRENACADCVKLSAPLREASHSAQAKDERSEKLNAAASNKQGIHANACY